GAGTTAGCGATGCCTTTTTCGATACCTTCAGCAAGTTTCTCAGTGTTCGTTACGAACAGGTCATCCCCAACGAGTTGGACTTTGTGTCCGATACGATCTGTAAGAAGTTTGTGACCATCCCAGTCGTTTTCGTCACAGCCATCTTCGATTGAGATGATTGGGTATTTGTCAACGAGTTGTGCGTAGAATTCAACGAGCTCTTCTGTTGAGAGGACTTTGCCTTCGCCAGCGAGGTTGTATGTTCCAGCTGCTTTATCGTAGAACTCAGAAGAAGCGACGTCCATTGCAAGGTAAACATCTTCGCCTGCTTTGTAGCCAGCTTTTTCGATTGCTTCAAGGATAACTGTGATTGCTTCTTCGTTTGATTTCAAGTTTGGAGCGAATCCACCCTCGTCACCAACTGCTGTGTTAAGACCCATTCCGCTAAGAACTGATTTCAACGCGTGGAAGATTTCAGCACCCATACGAAGTGCTTCTTTGAATGTTGGAGCACCGACAGGCATGATCATGAACTCTTGGAAGTCCACGTTGTTGTCTGCGTGTGATCCACCGTTGATGATGTTCATCATTGGTGTTGGTAATGTTTTCGCGTTGAATCCACCGAGGTATGTGTAAAGTGGAAGACCAAGCTCATCAGCAGCAGCACGTGCAGCAGCCATAGAAACACCAAGGATTGCGTTAGCGCCGAAGTTACCTTTGTTTTTCGTACCGTCGAGATCGATCATCTTTTTGTCGATTCCAGCTTGGTCGAAGACATCGTAACCGATGATTTCTGGTGCGATTTTTTCGTTGACGTTATCAACAGCTTTCAAAACACCTTTTCCGAGGTAACGTGCTTTGTCGCCATCACGGAGTTCGACTGCTTCGTGCTCACCAGTTGATGCACCTGATGGTACGAGTGCGCGACCGAAACCGCCATCTTCTGTATAAACTTCTACTTCTACTGTTGGGTTACCGCGTGAATCAAGAATCTCGCGTGCGTAAATCTCTGTAATCATTGACATTTAAATTCGCTCCTTTTGTGTATAAAGAATGTGTGGTGTAGTCATTTCGATCGACGGGATTATTTTTTCAATACGATCGATTTACCAGTCATCTCTGCTGGTTGGTCCGCTCCGAGGAGATCAAGGACCGTTGGTGCGAGGTCAGCGAGTGCACCTGTGAGTGGTTCAAGGAGTTCAACGTCCTCGACCGTCACGATACATGGAACGGGTTCTGTCGTATGCGCCGTCATCTTACTGCCGTCCGCATTAAGGACTTTATCCGCGTTCCCGTGGTCAGCCGTGATGACTGCCGCGCCGCCTTTGCTGAGAATCAAGTCAACGACTTTCCCAAGACACTCATCGACAGCTTCGATCGCCTTTTTCGTCGGCTCGAGCATACCCGAGTGACCGACCATATCCGGGTTAGCGAAGTTGAGGATGATCGCGTCGTGTTTGTCCGAGTTGATCGCGTCGACGAGCGCATCTGTGACTTCATAGACGCTCATCTCCGGTTTCAAGTCGTATGTCGCGACTTTTGGTGAAGGGATCAAGATCCGATCTTCCCCTTCGTATGGTTCTTCACGTTGTCCGTTGAAGAAGAACGTGACGTGCGGATACTTTTCCGTTTCCGCGATGCGTAGCTGTTTGAGACCTTGTTTTGACAATGTCTCACCAAGCGTGTTCTTGATGTCTTCAGGCGGGAAGACGATGTCCGTATCAATCGCATCCGAGTACTTCGTCATCGAGACGAGTAGCAGGTTCTTCGGTGCATTGTCCGGAAGCTCGAATCCGTCGAAGCCACCTTTTTCTTTGTAGACTTTCGAAAGCTGAATCGCACGGTCAGGACGATAGTTGAAGAACACGATCGCATCGTTATCGTGGATCGGTGCGACTGGCGTACCGTCTTCCTGCACGACAACAGTTGGTTCGATGAACTCATCCGTTACGTCTTGTTTGTACGAAGCTTCGACCATGCCGATTGGATCCTTCGTCGTTGGACCTTCACCGAACGTGATGACGTCATAGACTTTCTTGACGCGCTCCCAACGGTTATCGCGATCCATCGCATAGTAGCGACCAGAGATACTCGCGAATTGTCCAACATTCAATTCATCCATCTTCGCTTGCGCGTCACGGAGGAAACCAGCGCCCGATTGTGGGTCGCAGTCACGACCGTCCGTGAAAGCATGGAGGTAGACTTTTTCGATTTCGTGAAGTTTCGCGAATTCGAGCACCGCATATAAGTGGTTGATGTGACTGTGGATTCCACCGTCAGAGACCAAACCGAAGATATGAAGCGCTGAACCGTATTTCTTCACGTGACCTGCCGCATCGTTCATCGCTTGACGCGAGAAGAACGAGCGATCCTTGACCGCGTTGTTGATTCGGGATAGCGATTGATAGACGACGCGACCTGCACCGATGTTGAGGTGACCCACTTCTGAGTTCCCCATTTGACCTTCAGGCAAACCGACGTATTCGCCTTTCGCATTCAACAACGTATGCGGGTATTGACCCCAGTAACGGTCGAAGTTCGGTTTATTTGCCGCCGTAACGGCATTTCCAAACTCCTCGTCACGCATACCAAAACCATCAAGGATGATTAGTGCGACTGGACGTTTTTTCATTTAAATCGCCTCCAACAGTTTGAGGAACGATCCTGTCTCAAGACTTGCACCGCCGACGAGCGCGCCGTCGATGTCTGGTTGAGCCATATATTCTTTGATGTTTTCCGGTTTGACGCTACCACCGTATTGGATTCGGACAGCTTCTGCTGCTTCAGCACCAAATTCAGCTGCAACGACGTCACGGACGAATTTACAAGAATCTTGTGCATCTTGTTCTGTCGCTGATTTACCTGTTCCGATTGCCCAGACAGGCTCGTAAGCGACGACGAGATTTTTCACTTGGTCGACAGTAAGACCTTTGAGGCTGTTTGCTGTCTGTTCGCGGATGACGTCTTCGAACTTGCCGCCTTCACGCTCTTCCAGTGTTTCACCTACACAAACGATTGGAACGAGACCGTGCTCGAACGCTTTTTTCGCTTTGCTGTTGATGAACGCATCTGTTTCGCCGAAGTACTCACGACGCTCAGAGTGACCGAGGATGACGTATGTCACGTCGAGTTCTTTGAGCATGAGCGGGCTGATTTCACCAGTGAACGCACCGCTC
This region of Exiguobacterium acetylicum DSM 20416 genomic DNA includes:
- the eno gene encoding phosphopyruvate hydratase: MSMITEIYAREILDSRGNPTVEVEVYTEDGGFGRALVPSGASTGEHEAVELRDGDKARYLGKGVLKAVDNVNEKIAPEIIGYDVFDQAGIDKKMIDLDGTKNKGNFGANAILGVSMAAARAAADELGLPLYTYLGGFNAKTLPTPMMNIINGGSHADNNVDFQEFMIMPVGAPTFKEALRMGAEIFHALKSVLSGMGLNTAVGDEGGFAPNLKSNEEAITVILEAIEKAGYKAGEDVYLAMDVASSEFYDKAAGTYNLAGEGKVLSTEELVEFYAQLVDKYPIISIEDGCDENDWDGHKLLTDRIGHKVQLVGDDLFVTNTEKLAEGIEKGIANSILIKVNQIGTLTETFDAIEMAKKAGYTAVVSHRSGETEDSTIADIAVATNAGQIKTGSLSRTDRIAKYNQLLRIEDMLSDVAVYDGIKSFYNLKK
- the gpmI gene encoding 2,3-bisphosphoglycerate-independent phosphoglycerate mutase, with the translated sequence MKKRPVALIILDGFGMRDEEFGNAVTAANKPNFDRYWGQYPHTLLNAKGEYVGLPEGQMGNSEVGHLNIGAGRVVYQSLSRINNAVKDRSFFSRQAMNDAAGHVKKYGSALHIFGLVSDGGIHSHINHLYAVLEFAKLHEIEKVYLHAFTDGRDCDPQSGAGFLRDAQAKMDELNVGQFASISGRYYAMDRDNRWERVKKVYDVITFGEGPTTKDPIGMVEASYKQDVTDEFIEPTVVVQEDGTPVAPIHDNDAIVFFNYRPDRAIQLSKVYKEKGGFDGFELPDNAPKNLLLVSMTKYSDAIDTDIVFPPEDIKNTLGETLSKQGLKQLRIAETEKYPHVTFFFNGQREEPYEGEDRILIPSPKVATYDLKPEMSVYEVTDALVDAINSDKHDAIILNFANPDMVGHSGMLEPTKKAIEAVDECLGKVVDLILSKGGAAVITADHGNADKVLNADGSKMTAHTTEPVPCIVTVEDVELLEPLTGALADLAPTVLDLLGADQPAEMTGKSIVLKK
- the tpiA gene encoding triose-phosphate isomerase; translation: MRKPIIAGNWKMNLTLKDAVAFVEEVKGAVPASTTVDAAVCAPAVFLAHLTEAAAGTDLKIGAQNMYDKESGAFTGEISPLMLKELDVTYVILGHSERREYFGETDAFINSKAKKAFEHGLVPIVCVGETLEEREGGKFEDVIREQTANSLKGLTVDQVKNLVVAYEPVWAIGTGKSATEQDAQDSCKFVRDVVAAEFGAEAAEAVRIQYGGSVKPENIKEYMAQPDIDGALVGGASLETGSFLKLLEAI